A window of the Isosphaera pallida ATCC 43644 genome harbors these coding sequences:
- a CDS encoding 3-hydroxyacyl-ACP dehydratase FabZ family protein produces MPPVALLDPALIDTSRVLVDQEGIRAKNPQRFEMEQLTAIVYLDGERHIIAGYKDIGTDEFWIRGHMPGFPLMPGVLLCEAAAQLASFYTHSQDLLPEGCFMGFAGMEEVRFRGQVKPGDRLVLVGQAVKLSRRQSIFETQGFVNGDMVFQARILGIAIHGQVNATPKTAASASAS; encoded by the coding sequence ATGCCTCCGGTTGCTCTTCTCGATCCGGCCTTAATCGACACCAGCCGCGTTCTGGTGGACCAGGAGGGGATTCGCGCCAAGAATCCCCAACGCTTCGAAATGGAGCAACTCACGGCGATTGTGTATCTGGACGGCGAGCGTCACATCATCGCGGGCTACAAGGATATCGGAACCGACGAGTTCTGGATTCGTGGCCACATGCCCGGCTTTCCGCTGATGCCAGGGGTGTTGCTTTGCGAGGCAGCCGCCCAACTGGCGAGTTTCTATACCCACTCCCAAGACTTGTTGCCCGAAGGCTGCTTCATGGGGTTCGCCGGCATGGAGGAAGTACGGTTCCGCGGTCAGGTCAAGCCTGGGGATCGTCTGGTCTTAGTGGGTCAAGCGGTCAAGCTCTCGCGTCGTCAGTCCATTTTCGAGACTCAAGGGTTTGTCAACGGTGACATGGTGTTTCAAGCCCGAATTCTAGGCATTGCCATTCACGGCCAGGTTAACGCAACTCCCAAAACGGCGGCTTCCGCTTCCGCCTCCTGA